The genomic window tggttcatgaattaaaaatatttaggggTAACAAAAACCAATTAACAAAATGGATAAGAAATActtatttcaaactatggttaaaaatattttttaattgatttactattattaaatcatttatggtATTTCTTATCTTTACTATAGCAGTTATAACTAGTCACTTATATAAAACACGcaattataagattaaaaacgatttatttataataattaatctattaaatatgaaGGAGCCCAGTAAAGTagatgtacatattttttttaaattattgaagacttcattttttagtaattacttGAATTGAAGTTAGTATGGCAGATACGTCATAGGTAGGGCTCCATCTATTTTGCAATATATCTAGGCATATACCACCATCTGCATATACATTTGgatgaaacatttttgataCAAATCTTACTGTTGGTGCTTTGTTTGGATATTCTTCAGTAAActcaatagttaatttaaatgtgcCATCTTCAAATGGCGTATCATGTGgcctaaaacaaaatttaaaccatAGAACTTttgtcaacataatataaaataggtatagctTTACCCAAATATAACTGCATtccaaatcataatattattgtcagtaGGTGCTCCACTTACACCAGTAGGCGGATCTTCCTGCAATCTAATATCAATTGGTTTAAGTAACAAATAGGGCTGTGATGTGTAAATacaataagattatttttaattgtcataTGACGTGGTTGCAATTAAGTTTTTACCTTTTGAAATCTCTCATCAATCTTCTCCTAGCTGGCGTAGACATtgttaaaagatttttacTCACAAATTTACTACGGTGAACAATTGATGATCAATAAAGAATAACACTATACAACAACAACGATGACGAAACTGTCAACTCCAAAAGTTCATTTTACGCAATCCTTTCGTCgtattgtgtatttgtgtctattaaaattgtttttttctcaaCAAAAGTTATGGGACTTGGAAACAACCCAAGGTTGTTATTGTCATCTTTGCGACTTCGCACCCGTACTTATCATAAATCGGAAACTAACAACTACAGTGCTGCAAACTGTAGTCTGCCAAGCTGAGAGTGATTCATACAAATTCCACGATAGCGGTGGTGGAAGggttatatcaaaatatataattcttaaaatacaattattgcaatttatttttttatatacacgaTCTAACCTaagaataatcaatatttaggACGTTTGGGTACCTACTAATAcagttttactattaattatcgatataaataattctattactGAAATACTGTATTCTAATTGTAATTcctttacattataattgtaataattttatacaatctaAAACAGTATTTAACTTATCAACTTCATTGCACGGAAAAATCTCTGTAAGATGattctgtttaaaatatttttttaattttagacacttttttaaattacatagcAATCCCATAAGGTAATAATAACCTATTAACCTAACTCGTGTGTCATTAGTCATTAGTGCATGtatgatgtaatataaattgaagtaataagatcgaaatatttattttaaagaaattcagaattaataacatttatttttaaatttatctaaaactaattttttggTTTACCTGTTCTTGATAGTCTCACCGTCCCATACATGACTGTCTATGTGAGAAACGGTCAGGTCATCAacatatttacataggtattgAAATGTTTGGCCTTgagtgttattaataattgtaatagcGATCGAAACTTTAATGGGGAGTTAAAGTCTCTTAAACTTGAAAGTTGAGTCAGTAGAAACTATAGGTATCCGgggtataaaactataagagGTATATTAGCTATAACTTTGCCTCAACGACGGCAAATGCGAGGTCATTAGTACGATGAGAATGACGGGTGAAACACTGACCACTGTGAAtagaaatcacaaaaaaattgtactaaattgtattttataccagTGGCGTATATTGGGGAGGGATTTAGGGGTTTAAccctaatttaattattgtagctTATACTAgaactataaaaaatctaaaaagtatttaaatacgatTACTTTTTATAGTCATTTTAACTTCATATTTTggactaaattatatatttaaattttgaacaattatGTATAACGAATAGCgatgatcattattattttaatacaatttataaatattaatcgtaGGAACAAagaacttaaaacttttacttaGGTTCCTATTTATCATTATGCAGGGGTGGTTATTGGTCAAACGTTCGATCGCggacaatttcaaagtcgatTATGTGTTAAaacttagaatttatttttagagccAAGCGCCcaatatgtttcttaataattatagttaatcaataataaaaaaaaatttctacaGAAGTCGATCCTCAAAGGAGAAGTACACTTTTAGTAGATCGTGACCAAAACAATTTTGGCCAACTCTGCTATTTTCAATATACtatgaattttacatttttactatatctattaacgattattattatagcattgtttttataatttacaggcGTGCTATTCAAAAAGTgaataacacattatattattatacattttttattattatattaaaattattaccgcCTTATGCGCGCCAgtcatgaaaaaatatagcattcatgaaatataataatattttaataattaataaccaagTAGCCATGGCAAACCTCATATAAACATATGCGTCATACCTACTCTGCCAGAGATAGATAGGGCTATTTTATGTTACcgagtaataaatttaaggtcccaaaattattttgctcGCTTCACTCGGaatgcatttataaaacaagtgtatatacctacctattatatcatattattgtatttttttataaaagtaggtattcagtcataattattattacatttttttttttttataaatcacttTAAGCAGCAACCTTATCAATAGACTTATAGAGCGCGGATTTTTATGCACTTAAAAGTATCGAAATATGCCACATAATATGCagtaaaaatcatgaaaatatgtaaaaaatatgcagtcaaaatcatgaaaatatgtaaaaaatatgcagtcaaaattatgaaaatatgtaaaattattcttcttaatgagtattgaaaaataaagttaactaAAATCACGGCTTTAGATagaaattagatttctatctaAAGCCGTgactaaaattaacatttatttttcaatactcattaacataattaagcTTTCTAAATGATCTTGTGACATTGaacaattgaataattttttaaataaattcttaagtttttataatcgaTGGTATTCTGATACTCATTTCTCACTTCCTTACCAGTTACCGCGAtcatgctatataatataatatcgtaaatatacgatattactacatcattataataacgacaattttattatattcattactcATAACATACATagtggcgtatttacgggAGGCAGGGCCGGATTTAGAGGAGTGGAGACCTCGAGGCATCAAAGGAGTGGGGGCCTCCTGATCccaaattattttccaaatagaataaacaattttttaacctttcgACGCCGGTTAGCAGGGTGACAGTGCATTTGTAAtttgaaagattttttttccgaAGTCACTATTGTGGAGCCCCAAAGCTGTCAACCCGGTTGCCCTCCCTTAAATCCGGCCCTGACGGGAGGTGATGATATATTTTCCTCcttgaccttttttttttagcttattagcttaaatgaaaaaattaaaaacatatttaagaaATTCTTATAGAAGGTAAATATTCCCTAttcattaatgaaatattttgttgtatttattaattgtttaaatgttgaatattattttaattttagtccaGTTTAAATGGGCTTACAAAGCTTTacattcataaaaacataaggTTATTGGACGTTGAAGAAATTATTGAcgatgtagttaaaaaaacctTTATAGAAGGCTAcagtttgtttattaaatgataaataaataaatgattcattatttaaattatattattaaatatttaatatattataggtacctacctatgttaaGTTATaaggttataattataatttataaggtttatacacctactataataaacatatatataattattaattaaaactaggattttaaagcatacctttgcttctttttttatttaagagatctaatttttatacataaattcgtttcacgtcaTTTTGATTccttataaactaatttttttatgtaaatggtttttttaaaattattcttgctgtggattttttatatgtttattttgttattgtaataaaaacaaattttgtttaaattcattttatggattaataagaaatgtaaaaacccagaatgcggaCTAAATggttatattgaattattattgttttccttatcggtttgtttatattaaatatattaaacctaTAGATTATCGATTTACATATAGACTGCAGTACGCCAGTACCTATACGGCCAGTATGCCTTTAACATCGATATCGCtcgtttcaaaatttaagatttagtgttatGTAGTTTAAAACTTCTGCTATGGACAATGAAGTGAAGTTGGTATGCACCAATCATTTCAATGGACGTAGAGAGTtcgttttttatgtaaaaaaacattctGCCGGACAATagtcagtttcactactgCAGATCTAGGTAAATACATGGTAAATACCTAAttcttttttctaatttaaattaatttttcaaaacatttttattcatttttataactagtccATGTTAAATTTTggtcttgttttttttttttaaatacctaaatattcttttttttggcatttttaaaataatcgtaatctttttttgtttcttattatgcttaaaaatCTGAgccctaaatataatatattatattaggtaggtatgaagtcataataaattgatagtaTCTTCATATATTTTGAGCGGAGggagaaaaactatttttatactcataCCTCCCCCCTCaaaaaaatcctaaatacCTACGCCATAAAACGTACAATTTCATGTATTATTCGTACAGCCGTAAACgcttaggtatttatatttcatttttaatttcaaataccaataaaataaattgtttccaAATTTGATATagttcgatattatattattattaataaataataagtagtaatcggattttaaagcataggtacttatgcttcttttttatgTATGGGATAGAAATCTAATTCGTTTCATGTCATAGTCATTCTGACTCTAAATAAACCGATTTATTTTTCcgctatttttatgtaaatgcttttttttaaataaatatactgtagaattatataatatgtttattatactactatagtaataataaaaaattgaattaataagaaacgtaaaaacccagaatgcggaCTAAATGTTTAGGCTAGTATACTTcctattgttttcgttatcggtttgtttactaaatttattaaatatgaatctaTATATACTAGCCTAAAGTGGCGTAGCCAGAAATTACCAGGGGGGGGATTTAATTACCTTTTTTTGCTCATCTCTAAAATATGCTGTCCAGGAGCGGTAAAATGTACTAAGTTGTACgctaattgaataatacatttcataaataagtataacagttaacaaaactaaaaatttatataaattataataacaattttttttttaatgccaaGAGAGAACACCTAAAACCCTCCCTGGCTACGCCACTGCTAGCTTGCAGTACCTGTCGACATACGATCAGTATGCCTTAAATATCGATATCGACCACTTCAACATTTCAGATTTAGTGTTATTTGAAACCtcttgtatgaagtatgcaccgatcacttcagtggatgtagagaattcgttttctatgttaaatattctacCGAAAAATagtcagtttcactactgcaaattaaatgaaatacacggtagttaattcttttttaaatttaaattaggtaattttttaataaaaattttattcatatttagtgaaataaatttaatttaatttattttgttttaacttttaactagttcatgttaaattttgatcatactcttttttttaaaaatgaatatacttcctttttgctttttaaaaacaaatgtgtaggtacttttttagttgcttattagttattatgctttaaaatccagGCCTAACTGgctaagtaataaaatatcgcGTTTTAACTGGGGGCCCCATATTTTGGTACGGTTAAGAGCCTACCGTGATAATCCCGATTTCCCAATAGGCCTATTCGCCACTGTTAAACAGTTAAACTCCGGGACtagctaataaaattaaatattcaaacgaTTTAAgcttttcaatatatttttctatatatctTCGCAAAAGGACAAAGTATGGTCCATTGTACGTAATAAACAAACTAATCCACGATGACCTCCAAATCATTAATCAAAACCATCCAAGGTACAGCTACTACAGCTACCACCTTCTATAAAACAGTTTCATGAGAAATTGGAAAACtccttaaaaattgaaaacacttTTCTCGTAATTCCAATCAATaccaattctttaaaaaagaaaatatactaaatacagttaataatttaggATAGAATATATGATAGACTATCTCAGGTCAAATTCGttttgtaggtatacaatgcaaaatagtaaatgtattattatagtacctataatagaaTTAgcgattaaaaattcaaaaatatgtattcatatCGGGCATTCGGGCATataatggaaatttaaaatttggactcttatctataatatttatatcccTAGACCCCAATAACCGTGGTACATCATCTTTGCTTCTCTATTACACCCCCACCAACATATTCATCAAAGATTGATGTTCACGataacgttaatattattatttttattgttgtgatCTTGtgactacaaaaaaaaaataaaaattgccaTCGTGTTGTTATTAcactgagatagataagatATACTGGAGCGCGCACTCGCCATTCCCGCAATGATACAAAAAACGAGCCTTCTCGAATCCCGCTTCCCCCACCATCGAAGggcaaaacatttcatttttacatacgATATACGTGtagttatgattattttcgttcataattcttaatttattttcttatttctttaacaaattaaatgtagtaGTAATTATTCATTACCTTATTGTATTaccatgattataatataagatataacgaTATGGAAAGTGATCAAGCagggattttgagatttacaatggacattattgtttataaatagttgttCACTACATAAAGTGCTATAcattgtaggtataaaattctTCCTTTTAACTTCAATCAaccatttttaagtaattcagGATTATTAAGTggaaatctatatattataaaatattaatatttaggtaggtataataacttaatttgttagttatttttgttcaatcaaacttattaatataatataacttattcagttaaattttgtattgttttaacttagcttttatagttaattatcattattatacagttaagttaattttaatttttttatgtatagatatagccTAGAGGTTATTGTAGAATTTTATCATGATTGTATAGACTACttatcgaaaattattttttaaattaacaatttactattattatattatttaattattatgactatgatctctcgtattataattattagttattattatcatattatgttaccaCAAAcgagaatattttgtatttttaatatttttttcctatgttctattaaataattatatgataaaattatttaaaaaatattattatttattattaaaaatgtattatatgattgtaaatCCATTGTATAATCAACAATCAAccacagtttataaaatatttcaaaatataagattACAATGATAGCACTTTTATTTTCTTGGGCTTTTTTTCAGGTGTAATTGTAGTTTGGGTATTTTTTCCGCTtctcattgattaaatatttaattatataaaattataaaaccatcGGGGCTTCAAGAAACCTCCGGGCCCCTGGCCacaaataaaactgtataaaatgttaatatttaggtacttgtGGAACTAAATACTTCCACCTTTAATGTGCCTATTAGTACATCCAAAAGCTGAACACGAGACAACCATAttgaatataggtactaggtatacaaaattgtaacaaattacaaactaaCGAAAAGGCTTGAGATTATATAGGCATTTGAGTAAATATCTCAGCTATTAAgaacgaaaataaattgttatttacaaattcatCGTATTTTcctatgtaaaaatgaaatgttttgccCTTCGGTGGTGGGGGTAACGTCAAACACGACGGCTCGTTTTTACGGCCGAGTGCGCGCTCCAGTATatcttatctatctcagtgtgttattataatattatagtggatAGACCGATAAGGCGTTTAGATAAGATACTAGAATTAGATAGGCAGTTTGACAAGTAAACAGTAAACAGTGAACACTGACGACACAATCGACGCATGACCATTTATGGGAAGCTCGATGCTCAAAGCTGTCAACATACAGACTCCAACAAGTTAAATTTcgtcgttgttgttgttgtttgtcGTTTTGGTTTTGATTTGTGAACGATATCGTTTGAACGGGTGAGAT from Aphis gossypii isolate Hap1 chromosome 1, ASM2018417v2, whole genome shotgun sequence includes these protein-coding regions:
- the LOC114123612 gene encoding ubiquitin-conjugating enzyme E2-17 kDa, with the translated sequence MSTPARRRLMRDFKRLQEDPPTGVSGAPTDNNIMIWNAVIFGPHDTPFEDGTFKLTIEFTEEYPNKAPTVRFVSKMFHPNVYADGGICLDILQNRWSPTYDVSAILTSIQSLLSDPNPNSPANSMAAQLYKENRREYEKRVKACVEQSFID